One genomic region from Actinocatenispora thailandica encodes:
- a CDS encoding zinc-dependent alcohol dehydrogenase family protein, producing MPRVVVFDEFGGPEVLRIVDEPVPEPGTGEVRVRIEAFAVNPIDAMMRSGASPAPVPLPHARLGIEATGVVDTVGPEVIGLQPGEPVVVTAIPDSVVRGSYAEQITIPANTVVHRPAGLDVPQAAAFWVAYFTAYHTLVETAGIRPADRVLISGASGGVGRAAIQIAQQIGAVPIAVTRATVRVEELLSAGAAGVIATDRENVADAVHRRTGGTGVDVVLDLVRGPGQQDLLAATRPGGTLVAAGFLDPRPTPDPGETPVTVVNYRAFDHLSDPAVVRRAAAFLDAGVRLGALRPAVDRVFALDDVVAAHRRFDQGLHAGKKIVVTV from the coding sequence ATGCCACGAGTCGTCGTCTTCGACGAGTTCGGCGGGCCGGAGGTGTTGCGCATCGTCGACGAGCCCGTACCCGAGCCCGGGACCGGCGAGGTACGGGTGCGCATCGAGGCGTTCGCCGTCAATCCGATCGATGCGATGATGCGCTCCGGCGCCTCGCCGGCGCCGGTCCCGCTGCCGCACGCCCGCCTCGGGATCGAAGCCACCGGTGTCGTCGACACCGTTGGCCCCGAGGTCATCGGGCTGCAGCCGGGGGAACCGGTCGTCGTCACGGCCATCCCGGACTCGGTCGTCCGGGGCAGTTACGCCGAGCAGATCACGATCCCGGCGAATACGGTCGTCCACCGGCCGGCCGGACTCGACGTCCCGCAGGCGGCGGCGTTCTGGGTCGCGTACTTCACCGCTTACCACACGCTGGTCGAGACGGCGGGGATACGCCCCGCCGATCGGGTCCTCATCTCCGGCGCCTCCGGTGGCGTGGGGCGGGCGGCAATCCAGATCGCGCAGCAGATCGGCGCGGTCCCCATCGCCGTGACCCGCGCCACCGTGAGGGTGGAGGAACTGCTCTCCGCCGGGGCCGCCGGGGTGATCGCTACCGATCGCGAGAACGTCGCCGACGCCGTCCACCGCCGTACCGGCGGAACCGGCGTGGACGTCGTCCTGGATCTCGTCCGCGGGCCGGGCCAACAGGACCTGCTGGCGGCGACCCGCCCCGGCGGGACGCTGGTCGCGGCGGGGTTCCTCGATCCGCGGCCCACCCCCGACCCGGGCGAGACGCCGGTCACCGTCGTCAACTACCGGGCCTTCGACCACCTTTCCGACCCCGCGGTGGTCCGGCGCGCGGCGGCGTTCCTGGACGCCGGGGTGCGCCTCGGTGCGCTACGGCCCGCCGTCGACCGGGTGTTCGCGCTCGACGACGTCGTCGCGGCGCATCGCCGCTTCGACCAGGGACTGCACGCCGGCAAGAAGATCGTCGTCACGGTGTAG
- a CDS encoding winged helix-turn-helix transcriptional regulator has translation MQNTAGPAFLADCPTRLSTEILADKWSALVLFGLSQRPRRHGELIEAIGGISRKVLTQTLRRLQQYGLIERHAETARQVEYRLTDLGQSLIEPIEVLTSWARDHGAAIADAQEAAEA, from the coding sequence ATGCAGAACACGGCAGGGCCGGCATTCCTCGCTGACTGCCCCACCCGTCTCTCGACCGAGATCCTCGCCGACAAGTGGTCCGCACTGGTGCTGTTCGGGCTCAGCCAGCGCCCGCGCCGGCACGGCGAACTGATCGAGGCGATCGGCGGCATCTCCCGCAAGGTCCTGACCCAGACGCTGCGCCGGCTCCAGCAGTACGGCCTGATCGAACGCCACGCCGAAACGGCACGGCAGGTCGAATACCGCCTCACCGATCTCGGCCAGAGCCTCATCGAGCCCATCGAGGTCCTGACCAGCTGGGCCAGGGATCACGGCGCGGCGATCGCCGATGCCCAGGAGGCGGCCGAAGCCTGA
- a CDS encoding NPCBM/NEW2 domain-containing protein, whose translation MGPDAAAGAYSVAAIVGYRQSGADGQTGSTFPVTIRPAGLVYVSDLPFVSATNGYGPVERDTNVGGSGAGDGSPITVRGTTYAKGLGTNAVSTVVLDLAGKCTSFSSQVGVDDSAGGKGSVTFTVLADGRTVASTGVLTGRSAAQQLTADVTGVQELVLQVGDAGDGVGHDNADWAGAQLICAG comes from the coding sequence GTGGGCCCGGATGCCGCGGCCGGCGCCTACTCGGTGGCCGCGATCGTCGGCTACCGGCAGAGCGGCGCGGACGGCCAGACCGGCTCGACCTTCCCGGTGACGATCCGGCCCGCCGGGCTGGTGTACGTCAGCGACCTCCCGTTCGTCTCCGCGACCAACGGGTACGGCCCGGTCGAGCGCGACACCAACGTCGGCGGCAGCGGCGCCGGCGACGGCAGCCCGATCACCGTCCGCGGCACCACCTACGCCAAGGGGTTGGGTACCAACGCGGTCAGCACCGTGGTGCTCGACCTCGCCGGAAAGTGCACCTCCTTCAGCAGCCAGGTGGGCGTCGACGACTCCGCCGGCGGGAAGGGCTCGGTCACCTTCACGGTGCTCGCCGACGGCAGGACGGTGGCGAGCACCGGCGTCCTGACCGGTAGGTCGGCGGCCCAGCAGCTGACCGCCGATGTCACCGGCGTGCAGGAGCTGGTCCTGCAGGTCGGTGACGCCGGCGACGGCGTCGGCCACGACAACGCCGACTGGGCCGGCGCCCAACTGATCTGCGCCGGCTGA